A stretch of Pseudoclavibacter chungangensis DNA encodes these proteins:
- a CDS encoding dihydrofolate reductase: MAANDVPVGLIWAEATDPDGRKVIGADGGLPWHVPEDLAHFKRTTSGHPVLMGRRTWDSLPLRFRPLSGRTSIVVTRDPAFEAIGEGSGEVLVRTSVDSALATARAHALEDAATPGSADPIVWVAGGGQLYAATLEEATVASVTELALGVAGDTPAPVLGDEWREVSLTPWRESSAGIHFRIRELRRELPA; encoded by the coding sequence ATGGCGGCGAACGACGTCCCCGTCGGACTCATCTGGGCCGAGGCGACCGATCCCGACGGCCGGAAGGTGATCGGCGCCGACGGCGGCCTCCCGTGGCACGTGCCCGAGGATCTCGCCCACTTCAAGCGGACGACCTCGGGACACCCCGTCCTCATGGGCCGGCGGACGTGGGACTCGCTGCCGCTCCGTTTCCGTCCGCTCTCGGGGCGCACCTCGATCGTCGTCACGAGGGACCCCGCGTTCGAGGCGATCGGCGAGGGCTCCGGTGAGGTGCTCGTGCGGACGTCGGTCGATTCGGCGCTCGCGACCGCGCGTGCACATGCACTCGAGGACGCAGCGACGCCGGGCTCGGCCGATCCGATCGTCTGGGTCGCGGGCGGCGGGCAGCTCTACGCCGCGACGCTCGAGGAGGCGACCGTCGCGAGCGTGACGGAACTCGCCCTCGGTGTCGCCGGCGATACGCCCGCGCCGGTCCTCGGCGACGAGTGGCGGGAGGTGTCGCTCACGCCGTGGCGCGAATCGAGTGCGGGCATCCACTTCCGCATCAGGGAGCTGCGTCGCGAGCTGCCCGCCTGA
- a CDS encoding Mrp/NBP35 family ATP-binding protein → MTDAPSPEGLRERLQEALAGVVDPEIRRPVTELGMVDVLDVPTDDESAVRLELRLTITGCPAATRIERDTRDAIESVLGQRPYELVVGVMTPEQRREFQERVRGPGGARTHPFGRDSLTRVIAVTSGKGGVGKSTVTVNLAVALAARGLSVGIVDADVHGYSVPALMGLVGEHASSDSGALVPTRVGDLILPPIAHGVKVISIGMFLDDSDDGVVAWRGPMLHRTLEQFLRDVHFGDLDVLLVDLPPGTGDVAISLGQLLPGAEVVVVTTPQPAAADVAVRSGLVARRTGQRVVGVIETMSPAIGANGESFALFGSGGGARVAGRLSADVPEPVPLLAEVPLSESLREAGDRGTPSVLSAPDDPASRALQQAAERLATRPDPLVGRPLGIRVR, encoded by the coding sequence GTGACTGACGCACCGAGTCCCGAGGGGCTCCGCGAGCGGCTGCAGGAGGCACTCGCGGGGGTGGTGGATCCGGAGATCCGACGCCCCGTGACCGAACTCGGCATGGTCGACGTCCTCGACGTCCCCACCGACGACGAATCCGCCGTCCGGCTCGAGCTGCGACTGACGATCACGGGGTGCCCGGCGGCGACGCGCATCGAGCGCGACACGCGTGACGCGATCGAGAGCGTTCTCGGGCAGCGGCCGTACGAGCTCGTGGTCGGGGTCATGACGCCGGAGCAGCGCCGCGAGTTCCAGGAGCGCGTTCGCGGTCCAGGCGGCGCACGCACACACCCGTTCGGGCGCGACTCGCTCACGCGCGTGATCGCGGTCACGAGCGGCAAGGGCGGTGTGGGGAAGTCGACCGTCACGGTCAACCTCGCGGTCGCCCTCGCGGCCCGCGGACTGTCGGTCGGCATCGTCGACGCCGACGTGCACGGCTATTCCGTGCCGGCCCTCATGGGCCTCGTCGGCGAACACGCGTCGAGCGATTCCGGTGCGCTCGTCCCGACCCGCGTCGGCGACCTCATCCTGCCGCCCATCGCGCACGGGGTGAAGGTGATCTCGATCGGCATGTTCCTCGACGACAGCGACGACGGGGTCGTCGCGTGGCGGGGGCCCATGCTGCACCGCACGCTCGAGCAGTTCCTGCGCGACGTCCACTTCGGGGACCTCGACGTGCTGCTCGTCGATCTCCCACCCGGCACGGGCGATGTCGCGATCTCGCTCGGCCAACTGCTCCCCGGCGCGGAGGTCGTCGTCGTGACGACGCCGCAGCCCGCCGCGGCCGATGTCGCGGTGCGTTCGGGCCTCGTCGCGCGGCGCACGGGCCAGCGCGTCGTGGGTGTCATCGAGACGATGTCCCCCGCGATCGGCGCGAACGGCGAGTCGTTCGCGCTCTTCGGTTCCGGCGGGGGTGCCCGTGTCGCCGGACGTCTCTCGGCGGACGTTCCCGAACCGGTACCCCTGCTCGCCGAGGTGCCCCTGAGCGAGTCGCTCCGCGAGGCCGGTGACCGCGGAACGCCCTCGGTGCTGAGCGCGCCCGACGACCCGGCGTCACGCGCCCTGCAGCAGGCGGCGGAACGCCTCGCGACGCGCCCCGACCCGCTCGTCGGTCGTCCCCTCGGCATCCGGGTGCGCTGA
- a CDS encoding DUF1003 domain-containing protein, with product MSRRRWRFRGRSRDGERERDRERERDRESRDTFGRAMEAFARGMGTPAFLVGLTVFVAAWIVWNSVAPEQLRFDSAALGFIALTLMLSLQASYAAPMLLLAQNRQDDRDRVQIEQDRQRAERNTADLEYLAREIVALRMVVADMASKDFIRTELRSLLEDIEELDDEDGEDQAGRSTTRRGRAGDVDENRAEELREQRRRARAQERDAAGD from the coding sequence GTGTCGCGGCGGCGCTGGCGCTTCCGGGGACGCTCCCGCGACGGCGAACGGGAGCGCGACCGGGAGCGGGAGCGCGACCGGGAGAGCCGCGACACGTTCGGCCGCGCGATGGAGGCGTTCGCGCGCGGCATGGGCACGCCCGCGTTCCTCGTGGGTCTCACGGTCTTCGTGGCCGCCTGGATCGTCTGGAACTCCGTCGCGCCCGAGCAGCTCCGCTTCGACTCCGCGGCCCTCGGCTTCATCGCACTCACGCTCATGCTCTCGCTGCAGGCCTCGTACGCCGCGCCCATGCTGCTGCTCGCGCAGAACCGACAGGACGACCGCGACCGCGTGCAGATCGAACAGGACCGGCAGCGTGCCGAGCGCAACACGGCGGACCTCGAGTACCTCGCGCGCGAGATCGTCGCGCTGCGCATGGTCGTGGCCGACATGGCGTCGAAGGACTTCATCCGCACCGAGCTCCGCTCGCTGCTCGAGGACATCGAGGAGCTCGACGACGAGGACGGCGAGGACCAGGCCGGCAGGTCGACCACGCGCCGCGGTCGCGCGGGCGACGTGGACGAGAACCGGGCCGAGGAACTGCGCGAGCAGCGCCGACGTGCGCGCGCGCAGGAGCGGGACGCGGCGGGTGACTGA
- a CDS encoding magnesium transporter MgtE N-terminal domain-containing protein, producing MSVSKVFVARLANCPVFDPDGDRIGRLRDVIVLYRATKPPVVNGLYVELQSKRAVFIPIAQLDSIGHGQIIVSGEIDQRTFQQRGGEVRVLADLLDRQVTFRDGSGTGTIEDVAIEQDDAGVWEVGQLFVRLPRVGRSLFGKAPTRYVEWNEIVEQSDLEEDANSATRFIASTSELKPSDLASTLLELPEERMFEVVTELNDDRLADVLEEMHEDDQVRIIEHLDLEHAADILDHMRPDDAADLVAKFGSEKGEALLTRMEPEEADDVRMLLEFAPDTAGGLMTTDPIILGGDATVAEALVLIRRKEVSAALATSVFVTLSPYEPPTGRYLGLIHFQRLLRYPPHERLSTILDTELEAVTTTTRDVEVARVLASYDLIALPVIDAEHRLVGVITIDDVLDHILPDDWRSTDSEGEVVPSRVTQRLEQKKAVATPPTRTPMRWTRGR from the coding sequence GTGAGCGTCTCCAAGGTCTTCGTGGCTCGCCTGGCCAACTGTCCCGTCTTCGATCCCGACGGGGATCGCATCGGTCGACTGCGCGACGTCATCGTGCTGTACCGCGCCACGAAACCCCCGGTCGTGAACGGACTCTACGTCGAGCTGCAGTCCAAGCGCGCCGTGTTCATCCCAATCGCGCAGCTCGACTCGATCGGGCACGGACAGATCATCGTGTCCGGTGAGATCGATCAGCGCACCTTCCAGCAGCGCGGCGGCGAGGTTCGTGTCCTCGCCGACCTCCTCGACCGACAGGTCACGTTCCGCGACGGCAGCGGCACGGGCACCATCGAGGACGTCGCGATCGAGCAGGACGATGCGGGCGTCTGGGAGGTCGGGCAGCTGTTCGTGCGGCTGCCGCGCGTCGGGCGCAGCCTGTTCGGCAAGGCCCCGACGCGCTACGTCGAGTGGAACGAGATCGTCGAGCAGTCCGATCTGGAGGAGGACGCGAACTCGGCGACGCGCTTCATCGCCTCGACGTCCGAGCTCAAGCCCTCCGACCTCGCGTCGACGCTCCTCGAACTCCCCGAGGAACGCATGTTCGAGGTCGTGACGGAACTCAACGACGACCGCCTCGCCGACGTGCTGGAGGAGATGCACGAGGACGACCAGGTGCGCATCATCGAGCACCTCGACCTCGAGCACGCGGCCGACATCCTCGACCACATGCGCCCCGACGACGCCGCCGACCTCGTCGCGAAGTTCGGCTCCGAGAAGGGCGAGGCGCTGCTCACGCGCATGGAGCCCGAGGAGGCGGACGACGTCCGCATGCTGCTCGAGTTCGCCCCGGACACGGCGGGTGGTCTCATGACGACCGACCCGATCATCCTGGGTGGTGACGCGACCGTCGCCGAGGCGCTCGTGCTCATCCGTCGCAAGGAGGTGTCGGCCGCGCTCGCGACGAGCGTGTTCGTGACTCTCTCCCCCTACGAGCCGCCGACGGGACGCTATCTCGGGCTCATCCACTTCCAGCGACTCCTGCGCTACCCGCCGCACGAGCGGCTCTCCACGATCCTCGACACGGAGCTCGAGGCCGTCACGACGACGACGCGCGACGTCGAGGTGGCGCGCGTGCTCGCGAGCTACGACCTCATCGCCCTGCCCGTCATCGACGCCGAGCACCGCCTCGTCGGCGTCATCACGATCGACGACGTGCTCGACCACATCCTCCCCGACGACTGGCGATCGACCGACTCGGAGGGCGAGGTCGTGCCGAGCCGCGTCACCCAGCGCCTCGAACAGAAGAAGGCCGTCGCGACCCCACCGACCCGCACGCCGATGAGGTGGACTCGTGGCCGCTGA
- a CDS encoding general stress protein gives MWSNQAPSAAGGSPAVPRGEVVASVERYEEARAVVDRLVQAEFSAGQVSIVGSGLRTVERVTGRMNVGRAALAGLLSGLMLGVFVGLFVLILTPDAQLPTLVSVVLMAIGFSVLWNVLGYSLNRRRREFTSTMQVAATHYDVIVAPEAAASARETLRAAGIATAARPSHVEGPGPSAVAQDDPANGVRNDPADPAQAPAAPPADAPKPRTYGEAQDELRRNARGE, from the coding sequence ATGTGGTCCAACCAGGCTCCCTCGGCCGCCGGCGGTTCGCCCGCCGTCCCTCGCGGCGAGGTGGTGGCCTCCGTCGAACGGTACGAGGAGGCGCGCGCCGTCGTCGACCGGCTCGTCCAGGCGGAGTTCTCCGCCGGGCAGGTCTCCATCGTCGGGAGCGGTCTGCGGACCGTCGAACGCGTCACGGGCCGCATGAACGTCGGGCGCGCGGCACTGGCCGGCCTCCTCTCGGGGCTCATGCTCGGTGTCTTCGTCGGCCTGTTCGTGCTCATCCTCACCCCCGACGCACAGCTCCCGACGCTCGTTTCGGTCGTCCTCATGGCGATCGGTTTCAGCGTGCTGTGGAACGTGCTCGGCTACTCGCTCAATCGGCGCCGCCGCGAGTTCACTTCGACCATGCAGGTCGCCGCCACGCACTACGACGTGATCGTCGCGCCCGAGGCCGCCGCCTCGGCTCGCGAGACGCTGCGCGCGGCGGGCATCGCCACCGCGGCGAGGCCGTCGCACGTCGAGGGGCCGGGCCCCTCGGCGGTCGCGCAGGACGACCCGGCGAACGGCGTGCGGAACGATCCGGCGGACCCCGCGCAGGCACCGGCCGCGCCGCCGGCGGACGCACCGAAACCCCGGACCTACGGTGAGGCGCAGGACGAGTTGCGGCGTAACGCCCGCGGGGAGTGA
- a CDS encoding LysR substrate-binding domain-containing protein → MGRPRSDTTPLQREWAAAEPEVELRFVRWNSPTAGLAEGRCDVAVVRRPLDDDRFRSVVVGLERRVVAFAADDPQWRTRRSLRMAEVSTRPVLVDPIAGTTVPELWPENSRPARTVETGDAEEWLDTIAVGSAVGTSSEATAVHNPRPDVLYRPLADGPPITVRLVWWRDDPPPMLARLVERVADRYR, encoded by the coding sequence ATGGGCCGCCCTCGGTCCGACACGACCCCGCTCCAGCGGGAGTGGGCCGCAGCCGAACCCGAGGTCGAACTCCGGTTCGTGCGCTGGAACTCACCCACTGCCGGCCTCGCGGAGGGCCGCTGCGACGTGGCGGTCGTGCGCCGCCCGCTCGACGACGACCGGTTCCGCTCGGTCGTCGTCGGTCTCGAACGTCGCGTCGTCGCGTTCGCCGCCGACGACCCGCAGTGGCGAACCCGACGCTCACTGCGGATGGCCGAGGTCTCGACACGGCCCGTCCTCGTCGACCCCATCGCGGGCACGACGGTTCCCGAACTGTGGCCCGAGAACAGTCGACCGGCGCGCACGGTCGAGACCGGCGACGCCGAGGAGTGGCTCGACACGATCGCGGTCGGCAGCGCGGTCGGCACGAGTTCCGAGGCGACCGCGGTCCACAATCCGCGACCCGACGTGCTCTACCGGCCGCTCGCGGACGGGCCACCGATCACGGTGCGCCTCGTCTGGTGGCGGGACGACCCGCCGCCGATGCTCGCCCGACTCGTCGAGCGGGTCGCGGACCGCTACCGCTGA
- a CDS encoding EamA family transporter: protein MARRRTRTDVRHDEPDAVHGDRSPRLGLAVTLEFLGPLAVAIASSRRVLDVVGAAAAGTGVVVLAQPGPTTDVLGIAIGLCSAAAWASYILLNRSLGKRLTGLRAASAAASCSAVAWLLPALAWFWFHPPTLAAVVLALACGLLSSALPFAIDLFALRRVPAEVFGTLMSINPAFAALAGWLVLGQVLGPAEMLGLALVVTAGVLVTTAPRGRRTAGRAAPPAPQAPDSR from the coding sequence GTGGCTCGTCGTCGCACTCGCACTGACGTTCGGCACGATGAACCTGACGCCGTACACGGCGATCGATCGCCTCGGCTGGGCCTCGCGGTCACCCTCGAGTTCCTCGGCCCGCTCGCCGTCGCGATCGCGTCCTCGCGACGCGTCCTCGACGTCGTCGGGGCGGCCGCGGCGGGGACCGGCGTGGTCGTGCTCGCGCAGCCGGGCCCGACGACCGACGTCCTCGGCATCGCCATCGGGCTGTGCTCCGCCGCGGCGTGGGCGTCCTACATCCTCCTCAACCGCTCACTCGGCAAGCGGCTGACCGGCCTCCGCGCCGCCTCCGCCGCGGCGAGCTGCTCCGCCGTCGCGTGGCTCCTCCCCGCGCTCGCCTGGTTCTGGTTCCATCCGCCGACACTCGCCGCCGTCGTGCTGGCCCTCGCGTGCGGCCTGCTGTCGTCGGCGCTGCCGTTCGCGATCGACCTGTTCGCGCTGCGTCGTGTGCCGGCGGAAGTGTTCGGTACGCTCATGAGCATCAATCCGGCGTTCGCGGCGCTGGCGGGCTGGCTCGTGCTCGGGCAGGTGCTCGGGCCGGCGGAGATGCTCGGACTCGCCCTCGTCGTCACCGCGGGCGTCCTCGTGACGACCGCGCCGCGCGGGCGCCGAACCGCCGGGCGGGCCGCCCCGCCCGCGCCGCAGGCACCCGACAGCAGGTGA
- a CDS encoding TMEM175 family protein has product MTTGGDASEHRDDDTEAERVREVSLDRLAAFSDAVVAIAITLIALPIVDHAMDAPSAIEFLTEDAGALVAAGLSFLVVALLWRAHHVVFIAAHGYTKRVFQMEVLWLATIVAIPVTTVLSVAEGSNDRLGLGLYVGSMALASILVRIQSMLLERAGLAPRASGPWSERWLGAFLFMIVLVLVVAFPGVGAWWLLVLALEPLLRRIMRALRGGARA; this is encoded by the coding sequence ATGACGACGGGCGGGGACGCCTCCGAGCACCGCGACGACGACACCGAGGCGGAGCGGGTCCGGGAGGTCTCCCTCGATCGACTCGCCGCGTTCAGCGACGCCGTGGTCGCGATCGCGATCACCCTCATCGCGTTGCCGATCGTCGACCATGCCATGGATGCACCGAGCGCGATCGAGTTCCTGACCGAGGACGCGGGTGCGCTCGTCGCGGCCGGCCTCTCGTTCCTCGTCGTGGCCCTGCTGTGGCGTGCGCACCACGTCGTGTTCATCGCAGCGCACGGGTACACCAAGCGCGTGTTCCAGATGGAGGTGCTCTGGCTCGCGACGATCGTCGCGATCCCCGTGACCACCGTGCTCAGCGTCGCCGAGGGCTCGAACGACCGCCTCGGGCTCGGCCTCTACGTCGGGAGCATGGCGCTCGCGAGCATTCTCGTGCGCATCCAGTCGATGCTGCTCGAACGCGCCGGACTCGCGCCACGGGCGTCGGGGCCGTGGAGTGAACGCTGGCTCGGCGCGTTCCTGTTCATGATCGTCCTCGTCCTCGTCGTCGCGTTCCCCGGGGTCGGGGCGTGGTGGCTCCTCGTCCTCGCGCTCGAACCGCTCCTGCGGCGCATCATGCGCGCGCTCCGCGGGGGTGCCCGCGCCTGA
- a CDS encoding aminopeptidase P family protein, with the protein MTNSADATTQQESTENRSTTPSNPAFRERISQGWAPHTEVLPAERSAAAWARARRDRVSAQYPGVRVIVPAGVLKQRSNDTDYPFRAHSAFAHLTGWGADAEPGAVLVLEPTRDGHEAIVYFRERAGRDSDEFYANPEIGEFWIGPRPSLEHVAADLGVETRHLDEFGVAPGAAPVALVREADPGLTSRVDAARLVAPTDDDGSRDARLARDVSELRLVKDAFEIDEMRAAVAATARGFEDIIRELGTASAHPRGERVVEGAFHGRARLEGNEVGYETIAASGAHACILHWTRNDGPVRNGDLLLVDAGVELDSLYTADITRTLPVSGTFTAQQRLVYETVREAADAAFAIVRPGVTFRTIHETAMTVIARRTAEWGLLGVSADEALAPEGQHHRRYMVHGTSHHLGLDVHDCAAARRDLYLDGVLEEGMVFTIEPGLYFQPDDLTVPAELRGIGVRIEDDVLVTASGVENLSAGIPRTADEVESWMRAVRQGGSDAPQARG; encoded by the coding sequence ATGACGAATTCCGCGGATGCGACCACGCAGCAGGAGTCGACGGAGAACCGCTCCACGACCCCGTCGAATCCGGCGTTCCGGGAGCGCATTTCGCAGGGCTGGGCCCCGCACACCGAGGTCCTGCCTGCGGAGCGCTCCGCGGCGGCATGGGCGCGGGCGCGTCGGGACCGGGTCTCGGCGCAGTACCCGGGTGTTCGCGTGATCGTTCCCGCGGGCGTGCTCAAGCAGCGTTCGAACGACACGGACTACCCGTTCCGCGCACACAGTGCCTTCGCGCACCTCACGGGATGGGGCGCCGATGCGGAGCCCGGCGCCGTCCTCGTCCTCGAGCCCACGCGCGACGGGCACGAGGCGATCGTGTACTTCCGTGAGCGGGCCGGGCGCGACAGCGACGAGTTCTACGCGAACCCCGAGATCGGCGAGTTCTGGATCGGTCCGCGACCGTCCCTCGAGCACGTCGCGGCCGACCTCGGCGTCGAGACGCGACACCTCGACGAGTTCGGCGTCGCACCCGGCGCCGCACCCGTCGCCCTCGTCCGCGAGGCCGACCCGGGACTCACCTCGCGCGTCGATGCGGCGCGGCTCGTGGCCCCCACCGACGACGACGGTTCACGTGACGCGCGTCTCGCGCGCGACGTGAGCGAGCTGCGCCTCGTGAAGGACGCGTTCGAGATCGACGAGATGCGCGCCGCCGTCGCCGCGACGGCCCGCGGTTTCGAGGACATCATCCGCGAGCTCGGTACCGCGAGCGCGCACCCGCGCGGCGAGCGCGTCGTCGAGGGGGCCTTCCACGGTCGTGCCCGCCTGGAGGGCAACGAGGTCGGCTACGAGACGATCGCCGCATCCGGCGCGCACGCGTGCATCCTCCACTGGACCCGCAACGACGGGCCGGTTCGCAACGGCGATCTGCTGCTCGTGGACGCCGGTGTCGAGCTCGACTCGCTGTACACGGCGGACATCACACGGACGTTGCCCGTCTCGGGGACGTTCACGGCGCAGCAACGGCTCGTGTACGAGACGGTCCGCGAGGCCGCTGACGCGGCGTTCGCGATCGTGCGGCCCGGGGTCACGTTCCGGACGATCCACGAGACGGCGATGACGGTCATCGCGCGGCGCACCGCGGAATGGGGGCTGCTCGGCGTGAGTGCGGACGAGGCGCTCGCGCCGGAGGGCCAGCACCACCGGCGGTACATGGTGCACGGCACGAGTCACCACCTCGGGCTCGACGTGCACGATTGTGCCGCCGCGCGACGCGACCTCTATCTTGACGGCGTGCTCGAAGAGGGCATGGTGTTCACGATCGAGCCGGGCCTCTACTTCCAGCCGGACGATCTCACGGTTCCCGCCGAACTGCGCGGAATCGGCGTGCGCATCGAGGACGACGTGCTCGTGACCGCGAGCGGTGTGGAGAACCTCTCCGCGGGAATCCCGCGCACCGCGGACGAGGTCGAGTCGTGGATGCGCGCGGTCCGGCAGGGCGGGTCGGACGCCCCGCAGGCCCGCGGATGA
- a CDS encoding endonuclease/exonuclease/phosphatase family protein, which yields MSKSAQSKRRSDRVGTQRTVGALLAVVTAAAALVVGWPQLIGLERALFVAQAVSFRVPVIIGSVALLLVVLLVMAGSRGARRVLAGTAVVLAVLIVSTGTLVASRGLGAPNIPAEHADEDIRVLSWNTRGDEPGSPTIANLALSLDADVVVLPETTEGMGVEIATLMAEAGRPMWVHTRTIDEEYKATATTLLISPELGDYVVVTDEGDTSTLPTVIARPIGDGPTIIAAHPVSPTPANMDDWRSDLEWLAGTCTGSTIVAGDFNATVDHLTGLGAEGDADFTPVLGECADAALATGNGSVGTWTAGVPPVIGTQIDHVMATRDWAVTGFEVITDHDRAGSDHRPVFAQLSRV from the coding sequence ATGTCGAAGTCCGCACAGTCCAAGCGTCGCTCCGACCGCGTCGGAACACAGCGAACGGTCGGCGCGCTCCTCGCCGTCGTGACGGCCGCCGCGGCACTCGTCGTCGGCTGGCCGCAGCTCATCGGACTCGAGCGGGCCCTGTTCGTCGCGCAGGCCGTCTCCTTCCGGGTTCCCGTCATCATCGGTTCGGTCGCGCTGCTCCTCGTCGTGCTCCTCGTCATGGCCGGATCGCGGGGCGCTCGCCGGGTCCTCGCGGGGACCGCCGTCGTGCTCGCCGTGCTCATCGTCTCGACGGGCACGCTCGTGGCGTCGAGGGGGCTCGGCGCCCCGAACATCCCCGCCGAGCACGCCGACGAGGACATCCGCGTGCTGTCGTGGAACACGCGCGGCGACGAGCCCGGTTCGCCGACGATCGCGAACCTCGCGCTCTCCCTCGATGCCGACGTGGTCGTCCTCCCCGAGACGACCGAGGGTATGGGCGTCGAGATCGCGACGCTCATGGCCGAGGCCGGGCGGCCGATGTGGGTGCACACGCGCACGATCGACGAGGAGTACAAGGCGACCGCGACGACCCTCCTCATCTCGCCGGAGCTCGGCGACTACGTCGTCGTGACGGACGAGGGCGACACGTCGACGCTGCCGACCGTCATCGCGCGTCCGATCGGTGACGGACCGACGATCATCGCGGCCCACCCGGTCTCGCCGACGCCCGCGAACATGGACGATTGGCGAAGCGATCTCGAGTGGCTGGCCGGCACGTGCACGGGCTCCACGATCGTCGCGGGCGACTTCAATGCGACCGTCGACCACCTGACGGGTCTCGGTGCCGAGGGCGACGCCGACTTCACCCCGGTGCTCGGCGAATGCGCCGACGCCGCCCTCGCGACCGGGAACGGGTCGGTCGGCACCTGGACCGCGGGCGTTCCCCCGGTCATCGGAACGCAGATCGATCACGTCATGGCGACGCGGGACTGGGCCGTGACGGGCTTCGAGGTCATCACGGACCACGATCGCGCGGGGAGCGACCACCGTCCGGTGTTCGCCCAGCTGTCGCGGGTGTGA
- a CDS encoding PHP domain-containing protein, with protein sequence MPADRPFDPALPIDLHTHSWASDGTESPAEVVRQAARAGLGTLALTDHDTAAGWGEAAAEARTLGLAFVPGIEFSSQLAYASVHVLGYLVDPDEPALRAETDAVRTSRVTRAERMVERIGADYDLTWRDVLDATDEGATVGRPHIADALVRKGIVADRDEAFRTVLHWRGGYYQPHHAPDPERVVRLIRGAGGVPVLAHPATRGRAVMAGERIAALVDAGLLGLEIGHRENDEQGRATLRHYARRYDLIVTGSSDYHGSGKPNRLGEHTTSPEMLDRIIAAGTGSDVVPATSTS encoded by the coding sequence ATGCCTGCCGATCGTCCCTTCGACCCCGCGCTGCCCATCGACCTCCACACGCACTCCTGGGCGTCGGACGGGACGGAGTCGCCCGCGGAGGTCGTCCGCCAGGCCGCCCGTGCGGGCCTCGGGACGCTCGCGCTCACCGATCACGACACGGCAGCCGGCTGGGGGGAGGCGGCGGCCGAGGCCCGCACGCTCGGGCTCGCCTTCGTCCCCGGCATCGAGTTCTCTTCGCAGCTCGCGTACGCGAGCGTGCACGTGCTCGGCTATCTCGTCGATCCCGATGAGCCGGCGCTGCGGGCCGAGACGGACGCGGTGCGTACGTCTCGCGTGACCAGGGCGGAGCGTATGGTCGAGCGCATCGGCGCGGACTACGACCTCACGTGGCGCGACGTGCTCGACGCGACGGACGAGGGAGCGACGGTCGGGCGCCCCCACATCGCCGACGCCCTCGTGCGCAAAGGGATCGTGGCGGATCGCGACGAGGCGTTCCGTACCGTGCTGCACTGGCGCGGCGGGTACTACCAGCCGCACCACGCGCCCGATCCGGAGCGCGTCGTGCGGCTCATCCGCGGGGCCGGCGGCGTGCCCGTCCTCGCCCATCCGGCGACACGCGGCCGGGCCGTGATGGCGGGGGAGCGGATCGCGGCGCTCGTGGACGCGGGGCTGCTGGGGCTCGAGATCGGACACCGCGAGAACGACGAGCAGGGGCGCGCGACCCTGCGCCACTACGCCAGGCGATACGACCTCATCGTGACGGGCTCGAGCGACTACCACGGCAGCGGCAAGCCGAACCGGCTGGGGGAGCACACGACGAGCCCCGAGATGCTCGACCGCATCATCGCGGCGGGCACGGGCAGCGACGTGGTCCCGGCGACGAGCACGTCCTGA